The sequence CGAATCTGACCTTGTTCTTTCTGAAGATATGATCGAAGTAATGGTGGATAAGGTAGTCCTTTCTTTCTACctatttgtttatatttctatcTAACATTGTGGTAGATCATAATCTTAAATGATAAGTAATAAGGAGATGTGTGGTATATTTGTAGGCGTTTACTGAAACAGATCGCAACAATGACGGGAAAATTGATGTAGATGAGTGGAAAGATCTTGTGTCCATGAATCCGTCGCTCATCAAAAACATGACTTTGCCCTATCTAAAGTGAGTTTATAATTTGTTCttcaataattaattatacttttcGGTCTAGTTCATTAGTTAATCAACCAAAACTCATTATCCATTAATCATAAGTCGAAAATTCGAAGGAAATACTATACAATTGCTAGTGTCTAATCTAATATGTTCCCGGCCGCAACCAACTTGGGCCAAACCGACTGCTTTGGTTGATGGACTGAACCATGGATTGATGATAAGATTCTTCGTAAATGTATGTAGGGACATAAACGCGACGTTTCCAAGTTTTGTTTTATCTAGTGAAGACGAAGAACTAGAGTTGCAAAACCTATATTTCTAATCCATGCAGGTTGCCAAAATATTGTTCTAGTATCTCCTAACGTGACGCAAGTATCAAAGAACCACGAAAGGCATAGAAACATGGAAGGAACCATTTCCTTACAATTTGAATATGTTAGCTACAAAGGTCTTAAATACCTCATATTCTTCTGGATAACTTGATTTTCTCAGGAGTTGCCCTGGAACTACttttaaatgttatattattCGAAATTCAACTTTTAGTTTCCATCAAATACTCATGCAAAAACTTGatcttttacatattataacaataaaaatttgaaaaacaaagtACAGATCAAAAGATTTCAAGTACCTGAAGCAACAATGGAAGTCATTGATTAAACTGATGCAAAACATATTCACCATTGAACATGGGATCCCACCATTGATGGATCCCATGAGCCCTCTTAAAATCAGGGGATTTGCTAGTGTTTATCGTCATATACGCAGATGGTAAAAGATGAAGAGGTTCCGATGTAGAATCCGAACACGagcttcctcctcctccgcctcccGTCAACAGACTCCTAAGTGAGTTCCTCGTAGCGATCCTCTCGATTTTTCCAGCTCCTATCTCAAACATTTTGTTTCTGTGGTTGAAGTAACCAATGTATTCTGAGCAGATTGGGTCTAAAGGATTCACATACAAATAAGGTATCCATGATGCTAGTTTCATAAACGAATCGTCTTCTTGACCCTGTAAATAATTAAGATCTAGTAAGATACCAGCAACCTAGATGTCTAGCAACAATGCTATATTCCCATCGAAACTTAATTATATACTAATGTGAGGGGCGAATCtagaatttttttcttatgggTGCACAATTAATAATAAGAGTAAATTAGCTCAATATACAAAAAGAAGTGAGATACCATAGAGTTGAGGGAAAATGGTGATGATGGGGGGAAAAAAATTGGGGGGAAATAGAGTATGGAGTGCAAATAGGGTATATGTTGTGTGTAGGGAGTACAAATTCTCTAATAATAATAGAAATCAATGCACAATAAAGCATCGAACCAAAGTTATTGTGGGTGCACAGATCTAAGTTTTACCATCTGATCTATGAAACATCTACGAATTTGCATTACAAAAAGTgaaatataacttttattaaGGGTGCACGTGCACCCATTGTGTATAGGGTGGCTTCGCGATGTCAATGCATATTATGATTCAGTAACGTTAATTAATATCCTCTATCTTGTTGTTTTTTATGTACAGGGTCGATTCTATGCACGGCCGGATGAAATATTCCTTTACTCCCCCAAAATTTAATGAATTATACATAGGTTGGGTAGCCTCCTATAACACGAGTCACATATAAATGGTGTCGGATTGAGATTTTTCTTAACTCACGATTCAcgtcaaaatattaaaattacatttaatataaaatggaGAGGATACCTTATTGTGATGGTGGCGACCCTTGACAGCAATGGCTACTCCGGCTTTGACTAGACTTCCGGCGAATCTAACTCCATGTTTAAGCTTCTCGCTCTTCACTAGCTTCTCTATCGGAATAGATGAGAAAGGAGGATTGAAAAGGTAACACTCGAGAGGAAAACCAGACCTAGTCATAATCTTCCCGGCTAGCAAAGCCACGGCAGCTCCAAGAGAATGTCCGGCGAGCCACACGGCTGCATTGCCGGTTTTAGCCACCGCGGTTTTGATCACCTCTATTGCATGCACGAATCTTGTGCTGTCGTGGAGGCTATCTCGGACGCAGCGTAGGTCGAGCCTAAGGTCACGTGACCGAGAGTGCGGCTTCATGATCGTGCCGCGGAACGCGATCACGTGAAGAGGAGGTGTTTTCGAATAAGGGGTATTATGGTAGTTGTAAGAAAAGAGTTTGTACTGGAAAACGGCGCCGTATATGGATCCATCTGATTGGTCGATTAGGGTTTCGGCTAAAGTGAAGTTGAAAAACTCCCACCAATGATGTGCTTGTGACTTGAGACCAATCCTGTTTTGCTGTCTGTCTCGTTCCAGTGTGTACACTGCTTGCACCAAACATGATGCCACCGAGGTTCTGTGGTACGAATTATTCCTACCAAAGAAGTTGACTTTAATTATGaagtaatattttaatatatatacagcTTGTTGTGAAGGATTTAATTAAGAAGatctaattatttgatagttgACTATGGCTGAACTGTTGAATTAGCAAACAATATATGATTGGTGATTATAAGTTTTTTGTGAGATGGATTTTGGAAGATGATATGTGGTTGAAAATGAAAGAGatgaaacagaaaataaaataccAGTCAATGGTTGTTAGATGAATGGGACCAGAAATGCTGAAGATTTCTCTTGGAGAGGCCATTAACCCCTCTTTCAccatatcatcttcttcttccatgtGTTTCTCTACCTGATCAAACATCAATGGTTCTTGATTCTATCACATCAATTATATTCATTCATCAAAAATGATGAAAAGACATAGCACTTGATGTAGGAATGCTACCAGAGGAATAAAAGAAAAGTTAGAAAAGAATTAAGGAGAGTGAAAATAACATACCTTTTTGTATTCTCAAGAGATCTATCAAAATCCAAATCGAATCTGAAAATGAATCCGTTCAAGGAAACTAGTTATAACACTTCTGTACAGATGGGTAAATATGAATATGGATCTGAAGACACTAAATGGGACCATCTCTTTCATATTGAAACGTGCAAAAGTCTAtcaacaattactttattgacaAGTTGTcactaagaaaatatatttgcgTAAGAAAATCTTTTAATTAAAGTCATGTAACActaaatttacttttaatttacgGAATTACTTgaaaattgtttatttaaaacattGCACTGAtgaacatatgtatatataatatttatcaaaagaaaaagaacatgTGTATATATGACAGTCTTGAAGATACATTctatgattgatttttttatcattactTTCCGTATTTATTTCCAACCATGATCATTACTAGAGTGtttctccgcgctacgcgcagaTAATTTACTTAATTTTTGTTAGGCAATGAATAATATCCTCAATTaaagaatgaaataaaaaataaagaatcggTCCTATGTTTTTTGGAGAATTCTGTTTTATCTCATTATGgtactattatttatgttttttttagaaaactattatttatttttacttttattaaataGATATTTTTCGCAAATACGTAAAGTATAAAGTTTCaattaaaatccaaaatattattatatcctTACTTTAtagttatatacatataaataattatttaaagaaataattaaaaaattatatagctTTCGAATTATACGTTTTTAAATTCGAAatctttataaaacttttgattttttccaaaattttatgtTGCAATTCAAAAagtctttttgaaactatttttaaaattttatttatttttaaaaatccgAAATTATGCACTCCAAAATCCTACCCCTCAAATATAATCTCTCAGTCTATATTAGTCAACCCTAAGAATATAAGTGCttatttacctctttaaaaataaaagtaaatatagttaaatcaaacatgaaaaatgatatTTAGAGTCTGATTGTTTAAgcaatttctcatttttttggATACTTTAGATATATACTCTTCCACTAATCACTGTTTTGGCAGTAATATATCATCTTTTGAGATTAGTTATCAACTATTTGAAAACAGATTGACAATAATACAGAGAAATAGCAAAGCTCAAAGTTGGGTTGAGTATTTTACCCGATATCCAAACCCATATCCGAACCTGACCCAAAAACCCCAAAtagaaatccgaaccgaagtaacaAAATACCGAAActggtattgaattaggagaaaTTTGATATCCAAACCTAAGTGGATATCCGAAATTACCAAACATATGTATACTTGACactatatttctaatatatacattttgtgtaaaaatatttattttaatgctACACATAGTTTAAGATATATAACATACATAAAATTACAGACAAAATAATTTGCTACTCACTTTAAATGCATGTCAAGCTTCTTGTTTCATCCATTAACAAACattgcatctaaaatttcaaaacgataactaaattagtgtattttaatatacatatagttTTATCTCCAAATCTAAATCATtctatctattaaaataaaaatcagttaagttaaaaatatatttttaaatttaagaaaCTTAAGCAATAAAGAATTtagtttttcttcaaaatctaaatattcgaacccgacctgaaataaccgaatccaaactaaaattatccaaacccgacccgaaatataaaaatactcgaacgggttctatatccaaaaatccaaaatatctgatctgaacccgaacgggtatccaAACGCTCATCCATAGCTAGAAGTGTTTATAAGATTATTTTCTAAAAGTCTATTAGTTATAAGAGTcttcatatattttacaaaggtttataaaatcatttattagaatttttaaaattttataaaccaatttaaaatgTATGTCGAACctgtttataattatataaatatacatttttaataaattaatagatcatataaaatatacagataAATAATGGTCCTTTTATATTGAATGGCGCAACTATTGCTAGCTTGTAGTAAGGGAGACTTTTAAGTAACCATAGAGGAGAACTTTGTGAAATAATTTAAATACACAGAGAAATAATAGTCTTTTGATAGCATACATTCATCAGATAGTACGAAGTTGTAACATTAAGAAATACCAAATAAGTCATCTGCTtgcaaatatttaatatgtaaatCCATacttagatatataaaaaatgaaaagatagcAGTTAATGCTCTATTACTCAAGTTTAGCACATTTTCCTCTCTGTGCTTCGTCACTGTACTTGTACTGGCGTTTTCTTCATCAGCTAGGTCTCCAGTCTTTGAAGGACGGACCCT is a genomic window of Brassica napus cultivar Da-Ae chromosome A2, Da-Ae, whole genome shotgun sequence containing:
- the LOC106404349 gene encoding GDSL esterase/lipase At4g10955-like isoform X1, with protein sequence MFDQVEKHMEEEDDMVKEGLMASPREIFSISGPIHLTTIDWNNSYHRTSVASCLVQAVYTLERDRQQNRIGLKSQAHHWWEFFNFTLAETLIDQSDGSIYGAVFQYKLFSYNYHNTPYSKTPPLHVIAFRGTIMKPHSRSRDLRLDLRCVRDSLHDSTRFVHAIEVIKTAVAKTGNAAVWLAGHSLGAAVALLAGKIMTRSGFPLECYLFNPPFSSIPIEKLVKSEKLKHGVRFAGSLVKAGVAIAVKGRHHHNKGQEDDSFMKLASWIPYLYVNPLDPICSEYIGYFNHRNKMFEIGAGKIERIATRNSLRSLLTGGGGGGSSCSDSTSEPLHLLPSAYMTINTSKSPDFKRAHGIHQWWDPMFNGEYVLHQFNQ
- the LOC106404349 gene encoding GDSL esterase/lipase At4g10955-like isoform X2; the protein is MEEEDDMVKEGLMASPREIFSISGPIHLTTIDWNNSYHRTSVASCLVQAVYTLERDRQQNRIGLKSQAHHWWEFFNFTLAETLIDQSDGSIYGAVFQYKLFSYNYHNTPYSKTPPLHVIAFRGTIMKPHSRSRDLRLDLRCVRDSLHDSTRFVHAIEVIKTAVAKTGNAAVWLAGHSLGAAVALLAGKIMTRSGFPLECYLFNPPFSSIPIEKLVKSEKLKHGVRFAGSLVKAGVAIAVKGRHHHNKGQEDDSFMKLASWIPYLYVNPLDPICSEYIGYFNHRNKMFEIGAGKIERIATRNSLRSLLTGGGGGGSSCSDSTSEPLHLLPSAYMTINTSKSPDFKRAHGIHQWWDPMFNGEYVLHQFNQ